The genomic region CGGCCCAAGGGCTTCCTATGGACCCGGCAGTCGGTGCGGTCCTATGAGGGAGTGGTGGTGGCGGGAGAGGATCCCATGGGAAGGCCCCTCTACTGGTTTGCGGCCAAGCCCCTGAAGGAGGCGGAAGAGGGTACCGACCGCTGGGCGGTGGAACAGGGCTTTATTGCCGCCACCCCCTTGAGATTGGATCTCACCGATGAAGCCCAGCTTCAACCGGATTTAGTCCATGATTAGCGTCGTCATCCCCACCCGGTCCCGGCCGGGTTTTCTGCGGCAGGCCTTGGTTTCCCTCCTTTCGCAATCCTTTCCCGCCTTCGAGGCCTTGGTGGTGGAGGATGGGGAAGGGGAGGGGTTAGAGGTGGTGAGGGCCCTGGGTGATCCCCGGTTCCGGGCTTTTCCCAACCCAGGGCGGGGCCAGGTGGAGGCCCGTCAGTTTGCCCTGGCCAAGGCCCTGGGAGAGGTGGTGCTCTTCTTGGATGATGATGACCTTCTCATGGACCCCGCTTACCTTTACCGGGTTTGGCGCGTCCTTTCCCGGGAAGAGGCGGTGGTCTACGGGGAGGGGGTTTTGGACCTGGGGTTTCGGGAGATTCCCTTCTCCCCGGGGGAGATGGGGGACTGGATCCTAAGGGATAACCGTATCCTCGCCTCGGGCACCGCCTTG from Thermus albus harbors:
- a CDS encoding glycosyltransferase family 2 protein, whose translation is MISVVIPTRSRPGFLRQALVSLLSQSFPAFEALVVEDGEGEGLEVVRALGDPRFRAFPNPGRGQVEARQFALAKALGEVVLFLDDDDLLMDPAYLYRVWRVLSREEAVVYGEGVLDLGFREIPFSPGEMGDWILRDNRILASGTALPLRTLKGLGLDPGMGHYWDWDLWLRAYRKGIPFRYLKGMGVRIRLHGQNLSGANREERRYVLELLRVKHGLPPLVLKDHLALALEGLTNV